A single window of Candidatus Rhabdochlamydia oedothoracis DNA harbors:
- the murJ gene encoding murein biosynthesis integral membrane protein MurJ, protein MLCFRRIFVNCSEHFLSCSLKSATSTLTLKCEDALEEKSLRLTIKRFFSGTLLSRMSGMGRDLVMAFAFGDHASVAAFMVAFRLSNLLRRLLGEGPFQSAFIPHFMQIHVQDKSRANRFFCKLSLLLSLLLIGFILLAEGGITAFLTLPISDANREILKLTAWLLPGLLFICMYGLNISVLNCYEYFFIPSFAPFICNMIWMLAAFLLRHQAPDLAMPYLAKWVAIGFFGQWLITFVPTLRCVGGNWRQWFDLQIPEEVQTLAKTLSLSIIGVGAMQINSFVDPLFARYIDVKAPTYLWYSIRLEQLALAIFGIACVSTIVPRLARCLKNGQIEQAKNLFSFSYQRIMMVMIPCTFAILAIGTSSVNLLYGRGNFSEIAVVKTTFCLWAYSLGLVPSSLVLLFSAIFYAQNHFRTPMFLSVATVAVNIVLNTLFVFQLQLGVISTALATSISAYLNYWILYKFSHKAGWKSPLFLPLIFKTVFASAFAALCAFGIGFLLNSSLGLTRHVSSQLLSFFTQAFAFILGLFFYAKICKHKELLDLFSDFFLKTSPEIK, encoded by the coding sequence TTGCTTTGCTTCAGGCGGATCTTCGTAAATTGCTCTGAACACTTTTTGTCTTGCTCTTTAAAATCTGCCACTTCTACACTCACTCTCAAATGTGAGGATGCTTTGGAGGAGAAAAGCTTAAGGCTTACTATAAAGCGTTTTTTTTCTGGAACGCTTTTAAGCCGTATGAGTGGTATGGGACGCGATTTAGTGATGGCCTTTGCTTTTGGCGATCATGCATCGGTTGCTGCATTTATGGTAGCTTTTCGGCTCTCTAATTTATTAAGGCGTCTTTTAGGAGAAGGCCCTTTTCAATCAGCTTTTATCCCTCATTTTATGCAAATACATGTACAAGATAAATCTAGAGCAAATCGTTTTTTTTGTAAGTTAAGTCTTTTGCTCTCTTTATTACTAATAGGCTTTATCTTGCTGGCAGAAGGGGGCATTACCGCTTTTTTAACTTTGCCCATTTCAGATGCTAATCGTGAAATCTTAAAGCTAACGGCTTGGCTCCTACCAGGTCTTTTATTTATCTGTATGTACGGTCTTAATATTTCTGTTCTCAATTGTTATGAGTATTTTTTTATTCCTAGCTTTGCACCTTTTATCTGCAATATGATATGGATGCTAGCAGCTTTTTTATTACGTCATCAAGCTCCAGATCTAGCTATGCCATATTTAGCAAAGTGGGTTGCTATAGGTTTTTTTGGACAATGGCTAATTACTTTTGTGCCTACATTGAGGTGTGTTGGAGGTAATTGGAGACAGTGGTTTGATCTACAAATCCCAGAAGAGGTCCAAACATTAGCAAAGACGCTAAGTTTAAGCATCATCGGTGTGGGAGCTATGCAAATCAATTCCTTTGTTGATCCTCTATTCGCCAGATATATCGATGTAAAGGCTCCTACCTATCTTTGGTATTCCATTCGACTAGAGCAATTAGCCTTAGCTATTTTTGGAATTGCTTGTGTCAGTACAATCGTTCCTCGTCTTGCAAGATGTTTGAAAAATGGACAGATCGAACAAGCAAAAAACTTATTTAGTTTTAGTTATCAACGGATCATGATGGTGATGATCCCTTGTACTTTTGCCATTCTGGCAATCGGTACTAGTTCGGTTAACTTGTTATATGGCAGAGGAAACTTTTCCGAAATAGCGGTAGTAAAAACCACTTTTTGTCTTTGGGCATATAGTTTGGGTCTTGTTCCTAGCAGCTTAGTGCTTCTGTTCTCTGCGATTTTTTATGCACAGAATCATTTTCGTACACCGATGTTTCTCTCTGTTGCTACAGTTGCTGTTAATATCGTTTTAAATACCCTATTTGTATTTCAGTTGCAATTAGGTGTGATTAGCACTGCTTTGGCGACCAGCATAAGCGCCTACCTCAATTATTGGATTCTCTATAAATTTAGTCATAAAGCAGGATGGAAATCTCCTTTGTTTTTGCCTTTAATATTTAAAACCGTTTTTGCTAGTGCATTTGCAGCTCTTTGTGCTTTTGGGATTGGTTTCTTATTGAACTCTTCTTTAGGCTTAACTCGCCATGTATCCTCTCAGCTTTTATCTTTTTTCACACAAGCTTTTGCTTTTATCTTAGGCTTATTTTTCTATGCAAAGATCTGTAAACATAAAGAACTCTTAGACCTCTTCTCTGATTTCTTTTTGAAAACCTCTCCAGAAATAAAATAA
- a CDS encoding IS630 transposase-related protein: MDLRKRVLQYLEENNDKMKASQLFQVGIATVYRWVKRKKQRGNVEPLKKKSTYKKIDDQRLIAYVEKNPDHFLSEIAKHFGLTLQAIFYALKRLKITRKKRLRFIRKGMRKQERNI; this comes from the coding sequence ATGGATCTAAGAAAACGAGTGCTTCAATACCTAGAAGAAAATAACGACAAAATGAAGGCCAGCCAGCTATTTCAAGTTGGGATTGCAACTGTCTACCGATGGGTAAAGCGTAAGAAACAAAGAGGAAACGTAGAACCTCTAAAAAAGAAAAGCACTTATAAGAAAATTGATGATCAGAGATTAATCGCTTATGTAGAAAAAAACCCCGATCATTTTTTATCAGAGATTGCAAAGCATTTTGGTTTGACTTTGCAAGCAATCTTTTACGCTTTGAAAAGACTCAAGATCACAAGAAAAAAAAGATTGCGTTTTATAAGGAAAGGAATGCGGAAGCAAGAGCGGAATATCTAA
- a CDS encoding cytochrome ubiquinol oxidase subunit I gives MTVEILSRMQFAFTLTFHYIYPPLSIGLSLALIFMEGMYLKTKLKVWEDMTKFWLKIFALTFALEVATGIPLQFSLGTNWARYSRFVGDVFGSALSAEGFFAFLIEGGFLGLLLFGWKKVSSNIHFLSTILVSFGAHFSAFWIVAVNSWMQYPAGYELVTQPDGTVVAQVTNWVQMLFNPTAIDHIIHVLLSAWLTGAFLIISVSAYYLMKKQHYEFAVRSFKLGVLMAFITGILQLISADFLARDIARYNPVKLAAFEGVFETKPYTPAYAFGWVDVEKQKVYGLPIPGLLSFLVYRDFKPTVLGLNEFPYEEWPLIQPVFQVYHLMIICWGLMMFASLMGLYMWWKRKWVLAPVLQWFLVLSVILPQLANIAGWYSSCIGRQLWLVHKLLKTSEGFSETVTVAQNLISFILFVIVYLLFFVLFLFLLDKKIKHGQNLTEDQDLYRDLYLKDKS, from the coding sequence ATGACAGTAGAAATTCTATCTCGTATGCAATTTGCCTTTACGTTGACCTTTCACTATATCTATCCCCCACTGAGCATTGGTCTTTCTTTAGCTTTGATTTTTATGGAAGGGATGTATCTAAAAACCAAGTTGAAAGTTTGGGAAGATATGACCAAATTCTGGCTAAAGATCTTTGCCTTAACTTTTGCTCTTGAAGTAGCAACAGGGATTCCTTTGCAATTTAGCTTAGGAACCAATTGGGCTAGATACTCTCGTTTTGTAGGAGATGTATTTGGTAGCGCTTTAAGTGCGGAAGGTTTTTTTGCTTTTTTAATTGAAGGGGGATTTTTAGGGCTTCTTCTCTTTGGTTGGAAAAAGGTTTCTTCTAACATCCATTTTCTATCGACAATTTTGGTGTCTTTTGGAGCGCATTTTAGTGCGTTTTGGATCGTAGCAGTTAACTCGTGGATGCAATATCCTGCAGGCTATGAATTAGTCACTCAACCAGATGGTACTGTTGTTGCTCAAGTGACCAACTGGGTTCAGATGTTGTTTAATCCCACAGCTATTGATCACATTATACATGTCCTCCTTTCTGCTTGGTTAACAGGGGCCTTTTTAATCATCAGCGTATCTGCCTATTATCTAATGAAAAAGCAGCATTATGAGTTTGCTGTGCGCTCCTTTAAATTAGGGGTTTTGATGGCGTTTATAACAGGTATTTTGCAACTCATCTCTGCAGATTTTCTAGCAAGAGATATTGCTAGGTACAATCCTGTTAAGCTCGCTGCTTTTGAAGGGGTTTTTGAAACAAAACCTTATACTCCCGCTTATGCTTTTGGTTGGGTAGATGTGGAAAAGCAAAAGGTTTATGGATTGCCTATTCCTGGACTACTGAGCTTTTTGGTGTATCGTGATTTTAAACCCACAGTGCTGGGCTTAAATGAGTTTCCTTACGAAGAATGGCCTTTAATCCAACCCGTCTTTCAGGTTTATCACCTGATGATTATTTGTTGGGGATTGATGATGTTTGCTTCTCTAATGGGTCTTTATATGTGGTGGAAGAGAAAGTGGGTATTAGCTCCTGTTCTACAATGGTTCTTGGTTCTATCGGTTATTCTGCCTCAGTTGGCTAATATAGCTGGTTGGTATTCTTCTTGCATAGGAAGACAGCTATGGCTTGTTCACAAACTATTAAAAACAAGTGAGGGGTTCTCTGAAACGGTAACCGTTGCGCAAAATCTTATTTCCTTCATTCTCTTTGTTATCGTCTATTTACTCTTCTTCGTTCTATTTCTATTCCTCCTCGATAAGAAGATCAAACACGGTCAAAATTTAACAGAAGATCAAGATCTCTATCGGGATCTCTATCTAAAGGACAAATCCTGA
- a CDS encoding helix-turn-helix domain-containing protein — MIFNNQTQGETLPKGYHHLTYDQRCQIYILKARGDTSSSIANILKVHHSTISRELKRNKGQRGYRHQQAQEKAFLRKNSQPNKKMTPQIVTRIEEKIKLQWSPIQISGWLKRHGKEHVSHETIYSGSDSIV, encoded by the coding sequence GTGATTTTTAACAATCAAACACAAGGAGAGACCTTGCCTAAAGGCTACCATCACCTAACCTATGACCAAAGATGTCAGATTTATATTTTAAAAGCTAGAGGAGATACATCTAGCTCAATAGCAAACATTCTAAAAGTTCATCATAGCACTATTAGTAGGGAACTTAAGAGAAATAAAGGGCAACGAGGATACCGTCATCAGCAAGCTCAAGAAAAAGCATTTCTTAGAAAAAATTCTCAGCCCAATAAAAAAATGACTCCTCAAATAGTTACCCGTATTGAAGAAAAAATCAAGTTGCAATGGAGCCCTATACAAATATCCGGATGGCTTAAAAGACATGGTAAAGAACATGTTAGTCATGAGACCATCTATAGTGGTTCCGATTCAATCGTATAG
- a CDS encoding SOUL family heme-binding protein, whose translation MEKKNLANKKDRPKYLVLKKWGNFEIRQYEPRVIAETRIQNDFEQATKEGFNILAAYIFGQNATKSKIAMTAPVEQTEDLTQKNWLIAFSMPINYKITDLPSPKDPRILLKQIETQKRAALAFSGFCTEKKATQNTRLLLELIEQHGYSPTGPCILARYDPPWTIPCFRHNELLFVIH comes from the coding sequence TTGGAGAAGAAAAACTTGGCAAATAAAAAAGATCGGCCCAAATATCTGGTGTTGAAAAAATGGGGTAATTTTGAAATTAGGCAATATGAACCGCGCGTTATTGCAGAAACAAGGATTCAAAATGATTTCGAACAAGCTACCAAAGAAGGTTTTAATATTCTTGCAGCTTATATTTTTGGGCAAAATGCAACTAAATCCAAAATTGCTATGACAGCTCCTGTAGAACAAACAGAAGATTTAACACAAAAAAATTGGTTAATTGCTTTTAGCATGCCAATAAACTACAAGATTACAGATCTCCCCTCTCCTAAGGATCCTCGGATTCTTCTAAAACAGATAGAAACACAGAAAAGGGCAGCACTTGCTTTTTCAGGGTTTTGTACAGAAAAAAAAGCTACACAAAATACAAGATTGCTTTTAGAACTTATAGAACAGCATGGCTATTCCCCTACTGGTCCCTGTATTTTGGCAAGGTACGATCCTCCTTGGACAATTCCTTGCTTTCGTCATAATGAATTACTATTCGTGATTCACTAA
- the msrB gene encoding peptide-methionine (R)-S-oxide reductase MsrB, translating to MSLDHFDGEKVLLTDQEWRKKLSVDQYDILRRKGTENAFHNKYYNLKKQGIYFCAGCSLPLFSSDTKYDSGTGWPSFWAPIIEENLSYQKDTSLFSTRTEVLCSRCDGHLGHLFDDGPKPTGKRYCLNSEALHFEETTG from the coding sequence TTGTCTTTAGATCATTTTGATGGAGAAAAGGTTCTTTTAACAGATCAAGAATGGAGAAAAAAGCTCTCCGTTGACCAATACGACATTCTTAGGCGAAAAGGAACAGAAAATGCTTTCCACAATAAGTACTATAACCTAAAAAAACAAGGGATTTATTTTTGTGCAGGCTGCTCTCTTCCTCTTTTTAGTTCAGATACCAAATACGATTCAGGAACAGGATGGCCTAGTTTTTGGGCGCCGATTATAGAAGAAAACCTCAGTTATCAAAAAGACACCAGTTTATTTAGCACAAGGACAGAGGTCCTCTGTAGTAGATGCGATGGACATCTGGGACATCTCTTTGATGATGGACCCAAACCAACGGGCAAAAGATATTGCCTAAACTCAGAAGCATTGCATTTTGAAGAAACAACTGGCTAA
- a CDS encoding IS30 family transposase, with protein MWKDKRQGGQLYRELRHRGKKYNKQRKGASGRGNMPGRIDIKQRPCIVEKKTRLGDWELDTVIGAGHKGVIVSMVERTSKLTKLAKVSHKTAEEVSQALIEQLKPIKDFVHTLTADNGKEFAYHQMVSFELETDFYFATPYHSWERGLNEHTNGLVRQYFPKTQSFLDTTSKDMERVETYTK; from the coding sequence ATCTGGAAAGATAAACGACAGGGAGGACAGCTTTATAGAGAGCTCCGTCATCGAGGGAAAAAATATAACAAGCAGAGAAAGGGAGCTTCTGGAAGAGGGAACATGCCTGGTCGTATAGATATTAAGCAACGGCCTTGTATTGTAGAAAAAAAGACTCGTTTAGGAGACTGGGAACTAGATACAGTCATAGGGGCAGGACATAAAGGCGTAATTGTATCAATGGTAGAAAGAACTTCCAAGCTAACTAAGCTCGCCAAAGTTTCTCATAAAACTGCAGAGGAAGTAAGTCAAGCGTTAATTGAACAACTTAAACCTATCAAAGATTTTGTACACACATTAACAGCAGACAACGGAAAAGAATTTGCCTATCACCAAATGGTTAGTTTCGAGCTAGAGACAGACTTCTACTTTGCAACGCCCTACCATTCTTGGGAAAGAGGCTTAAATGAGCATACAAACGGACTAGTTAGGCAATATTTTCCTAAAACACAAAGCTTTTTAGATACAACTTCCAAGGATATGGAAAGGGTGGAAACTTATACTAAATAA
- a CDS encoding NUDIX domain-containing protein: MALELPRGGVDLQEAALRELQEETGLVASSLHFLGQVAP; this comes from the coding sequence TTGGCACTAGAGCTTCCTAGAGGAGGAGTGGATTTACAAGAAGCAGCTCTGCGCGAATTACAAGAAGAAACGGGACTCGTAGCATCCTCTTTGCATTTTCTAGGCCAAGTAGCCCCCTGA
- a CDS encoding IS630 family transposase: MEAISPEKRVYLDQSGISQYVHRQYARSARGKQIFGGISGKRFGRQSVISALQGKKLLAPMCFEGTCNTDLFNVWLKQELIPNLTHGQVLILDNASFHKSKTTRTLIEESGYEMLFLPPYSPDLNPIEKYWANMKTKIRELLPTVANLSEALDQAVLSMSI; encoded by the coding sequence ATAGAAGCAATTTCTCCTGAAAAAAGGGTCTATTTGGATCAGAGCGGAATCAGTCAATATGTGCATAGGCAATATGCGAGGAGCGCGAGGGGAAAACAAATATTTGGAGGAATTTCAGGAAAACGATTTGGTAGACAGAGTGTAATTTCGGCACTACAAGGGAAGAAATTGCTGGCACCGATGTGTTTTGAAGGAACTTGCAATACGGATCTATTTAATGTATGGCTAAAACAGGAATTGATTCCAAATTTGACTCATGGCCAAGTTTTGATTCTCGATAACGCGAGCTTTCATAAATCAAAGACAACTAGAACATTGATAGAGGAAAGTGGATACGAAATGCTCTTTCTCCCGCCTTATTCACCGGACTTAAATCCTATCGAAAAATATTGGGCCAATATGAAAACGAAAATCCGAGAACTTTTACCTACTGTAGCTAATTTATCCGAAGCCTTAGATCAAGCTGTTTTATCAATGTCGATTTAA
- a CDS encoding DUF4277 domain-containing protein encodes MFCYQQRKVSSGIAAVAMIINGLGFTNRRLYLTHQFFETKPIERLLSPEFEAKDITEYIVVLIQTANLMGFKSTT; translated from the coding sequence ATCTTCTGTTATCAGCAAAGAAAAGTCAGTTCTGGCATAGCTGCGGTTGCTATGATTATAAATGGATTAGGTTTTACGAATAGAAGGCTTTATTTGACTCATCAGTTTTTTGAAACTAAGCCGATAGAAAGGCTTTTAAGCCCAGAATTCGAAGCTAAAGATATCACAGAATATATAGTAGTGCTAATTCAAACGGCTAACTTAATGGGATTTAAGTCAACGACTTGA